A single Cellulomonas sp. SLBN-39 DNA region contains:
- the arfB gene encoding alternative ribosome rescue aminoacyl-tRNA hydrolase ArfB yields the protein MTGDVVVGPSLVIPRAELTVRFSRSSGPGGQGVNTTDSRVELRWDVAASAVLTAVQRQRLVERLGARLVGGVLTVTASEHREQLRNRAAAELRLAALVAAGISPPARARRPTRPTRGSAERRLAAKKQRSATKRLRSAKPGE from the coding sequence GTGACCGGCGACGTCGTCGTGGGCCCGTCGCTCGTGATCCCGCGCGCCGAGCTGACGGTGCGGTTCTCCCGGTCCTCCGGGCCCGGCGGCCAGGGCGTCAACACGACGGACTCGCGGGTCGAGCTGCGGTGGGACGTCGCCGCGTCGGCCGTGCTCACCGCCGTGCAGCGGCAGCGGCTGGTGGAGCGCCTCGGGGCGCGGCTCGTCGGCGGGGTGCTCACGGTGACGGCCTCGGAGCACCGCGAGCAGCTGCGCAACCGCGCGGCGGCGGAGCTCCGCCTGGCCGCGCTCGTCGCGGCGGGGATCAGCCCGCCGGCGCGCGCGCGGCGGCCCACGCGGCCGACGCGGGGCTCGGCCGAGCGGCGGCTGGCCGCCAAGAAGCAGCGGTCGGCGACCAAGCGCCTGCGGTCGGCGAAGCCGGGGGAGTGA
- a CDS encoding FtsK/SpoIIIE domain-containing protein — protein sequence MRTRLTIRRPHGGTHDVVVTTDAGATVADVADALARAADADPCAPATLVVEAPDGGPARALPRTTGVVEAGLPAGSTVTLAPAGDDASAPGPAHARVDVVAGPDAGLTVDLPPGTSTVGRGPAATVRLTDRLVARTHARLVVGDDVEVVDAGAADGVVVGAGRVDRAVLGPGDLVVLGESVLRVRRLGGVVAGASPGPGAQGRGTRGADVPFNRSPRVVPRHPDATVDLPAPPGPPRRDPFPLLALAAPVLLALVLLLVWRNPLSLAFVAVSPLLTVGTWVERRVTERRRAAEAAARFEDALTAAEVELTAARTAERTARLAALPSTQEALAAARTRAPLLWSRRADGADFLVLRAGTGTAPARTRPVVPAAPDAEPAHRDRVRALADRFAEVPDVPLAVALRVSGGLGVAGEDAAVDTVARALVAQLVTLHAPSEVALAVVTSARHRERWGWTVWLPHVASPHSPLPGVHAAADAAAAVGLVAALEELVASRADRQGRAGRVTVVPAVVVVVDDDAPADRARLVRLAEDGPAVGVHVLWCARSVAALPSACRAVLDVDAGALGDVPDGTWRAVTTEGLGAAEATALARSLCPVVDAGAPVHDESDLPRSVPGADVVGGDGLDDPVAVLDRWYATGSVLDRSGPPVRRRTDATLRAVVGRGAQGPFVLDLRAQGPHALVGGTTGAGKSELLQAWVLGMAAAHGPDRVTFLLVDYKGGAAFADCVDLPHTVGLVTDLTPHLVRRALASLRAELRRRERLLQRKQVPDLLALERLGDPETPPALVIVVDEFAALVTDVPEFVDGVVDVAQRGRSLGLHLVLATQRPAGVIKDNLRANTNLRIALRMADEHDSTDVLGSALAAGIDPATPGRGAVRTGPGRLALFQTAFVGGRSTGAPTRAAVRVATLELGPGEPWDVPVPPSPVADDDGPSDAARLVATVRAAADLAGVPAPRRPWLPELGACVELEDLPAGAGALALGLVDRPAAQEQEPWCWVPDVDGALAVVGAGGTGRSTALRTVAAAAARDVLAGGGPVHVHAVDAGAGVLGGLEGLPVVGSVLDVADAERVLRLLRDLAALLDDRARRWASVQAGSLPEYRARAGRPDEPRVLLLLDGIGAVRDAYEGEGGRAGAWALLQRVVAEGRPLGVHVALTAERPGAVPTALAAAVGCRLVLRQADAGAYAQLGVRGDVLGTDAPPGRGVDARTGDEVQVAVPSASPVVADQAGTLAALAARLDAAGVPRTPPVRRLPALVRAGDLPATVAGLPLLGVADDTLEPVGLDPHGTFLVAGLPGSGRTTAMLALSAALRRALPDAHLALVAPRRSPLPAAVPWDDAATGPDDARRLAVELAARLAVPSDEGHVVLVVEQIADLLGGPAEQVLTEAVRAARRQGHLVLAEAETTAWGSSWPLVAEVRNGRRGLVLQPDTVDVETLFRTSAGRLRRGDQPPGRGLWVEQGRARRVQVPLPG from the coding sequence GTGCGCACACGACTGACGATCCGCCGGCCCCACGGCGGCACCCACGACGTCGTGGTGACGACCGACGCCGGCGCCACCGTCGCCGACGTCGCGGACGCCCTCGCCCGCGCGGCCGACGCGGACCCGTGCGCCCCCGCGACGCTCGTCGTCGAAGCACCCGACGGTGGCCCCGCCCGTGCGCTGCCGCGGACGACCGGCGTCGTCGAGGCCGGGCTGCCGGCCGGATCGACGGTCACGCTCGCCCCGGCCGGGGACGACGCCTCCGCCCCCGGCCCCGCCCACGCGCGCGTCGACGTCGTCGCCGGCCCCGACGCGGGGCTGACCGTGGACCTGCCGCCGGGCACCAGCACGGTCGGGCGCGGCCCGGCGGCGACGGTCCGGCTCACCGACCGGCTCGTCGCGCGCACGCACGCCCGTCTCGTCGTCGGGGACGACGTCGAGGTCGTCGACGCCGGCGCGGCGGACGGCGTGGTGGTCGGTGCCGGGCGCGTCGACCGCGCCGTCCTCGGACCCGGCGACCTCGTCGTGCTCGGCGAGAGCGTGCTGCGCGTGCGCCGCCTCGGGGGTGTCGTGGCCGGGGCGTCCCCCGGACCGGGCGCGCAGGGCCGGGGGACGCGCGGCGCGGACGTCCCGTTCAACCGGTCGCCCCGGGTCGTGCCCCGGCACCCCGACGCCACCGTCGACCTGCCCGCGCCGCCCGGCCCGCCCCGCCGCGACCCGTTCCCCCTGCTCGCGCTCGCCGCGCCCGTGCTGCTCGCCCTCGTGCTGCTGCTCGTGTGGCGCAACCCGCTGTCGCTGGCCTTCGTGGCCGTCAGCCCCCTGCTCACCGTCGGCACCTGGGTCGAGCGCCGCGTCACCGAGCGCCGCCGCGCCGCCGAGGCGGCGGCCCGGTTCGAGGACGCGCTCACCGCGGCGGAGGTCGAGCTCACCGCCGCCCGGACCGCCGAGCGCACGGCCCGGCTCGCGGCGCTCCCGTCGACGCAGGAGGCCCTCGCGGCCGCCCGGACCCGGGCGCCCCTGCTCTGGTCGCGGCGCGCCGACGGGGCCGACTTCCTCGTGCTGCGCGCCGGGACCGGCACGGCACCCGCACGCACCCGCCCCGTCGTCCCCGCGGCACCCGACGCCGAGCCCGCCCACCGGGACCGCGTCCGCGCGCTCGCGGACCGGTTCGCCGAGGTGCCCGACGTGCCGCTCGCCGTGGCGCTGCGCGTGAGCGGCGGCCTCGGCGTCGCGGGCGAGGACGCGGCTGTCGACACCGTCGCCCGGGCGCTGGTCGCCCAGCTCGTGACCCTGCACGCACCGTCGGAGGTGGCGCTCGCGGTCGTCACGTCCGCGCGCCACCGCGAGCGCTGGGGGTGGACGGTGTGGCTGCCGCACGTCGCGTCGCCGCACAGCCCGCTGCCCGGCGTGCACGCGGCCGCGGACGCCGCCGCCGCGGTCGGGCTGGTGGCGGCGCTGGAGGAGCTGGTCGCGTCCCGGGCCGACCGGCAGGGGCGTGCCGGGCGGGTGACGGTGGTGCCCGCGGTCGTGGTGGTCGTCGACGACGACGCACCCGCCGACCGGGCGCGGCTCGTGCGTCTCGCGGAGGACGGACCGGCCGTGGGCGTGCACGTGCTGTGGTGCGCCCGGTCGGTGGCGGCGTTGCCGTCGGCGTGCCGGGCGGTCCTCGACGTCGACGCGGGCGCCCTGGGTGACGTGCCGGACGGCACGTGGCGGGCCGTGACGACCGAGGGGCTGGGTGCCGCGGAGGCGACGGCGCTCGCGCGGTCGCTGTGCCCGGTCGTCGACGCGGGGGCGCCCGTGCACGACGAGTCCGACCTGCCGCGGTCGGTGCCGGGCGCTGACGTGGTCGGCGGGGACGGCCTGGACGACCCGGTGGCGGTGCTCGACCGGTGGTACGCGACGGGGTCGGTGCTGGACCGGTCGGGGCCGCCGGTGCGTCGGCGCACGGACGCCACGCTGCGGGCCGTCGTGGGGCGGGGTGCGCAGGGGCCGTTCGTGCTGGACCTGCGCGCCCAGGGCCCGCACGCGCTGGTGGGCGGCACGACCGGCGCGGGCAAGAGCGAGCTCCTGCAGGCCTGGGTGCTGGGCATGGCGGCGGCGCACGGCCCGGACCGGGTGACGTTCCTGCTCGTGGACTACAAGGGCGGGGCGGCGTTCGCGGACTGCGTGGACCTGCCGCACACCGTGGGGCTGGTCACGGACCTCACGCCGCACCTGGTGCGGCGGGCGCTGGCGTCGTTGCGGGCCGAGCTGCGGCGGCGGGAGCGGCTGCTGCAGCGCAAGCAGGTGCCCGACCTGCTGGCCCTCGAACGCCTCGGCGACCCGGAGACGCCGCCGGCGCTGGTGATCGTCGTCGACGAGTTCGCCGCGCTCGTGACGGACGTGCCGGAGTTCGTCGACGGGGTCGTCGACGTCGCGCAGCGCGGCCGCTCGCTCGGCCTGCACCTGGTGCTCGCGACGCAGCGCCCGGCGGGCGTCATCAAGGACAACCTGCGGGCCAACACGAACCTGCGGATCGCGCTGCGGATGGCCGACGAGCACGACTCCACGGACGTGCTGGGCTCGGCCCTCGCGGCGGGCATCGACCCCGCGACGCCGGGCCGGGGTGCGGTGCGGACGGGGCCCGGGCGGCTCGCGCTGTTCCAGACGGCGTTCGTCGGCGGCCGGTCGACCGGCGCCCCGACCCGTGCCGCGGTGCGGGTGGCGACGCTCGAGCTGGGTCCGGGGGAGCCGTGGGACGTCCCCGTCCCGCCGTCGCCCGTGGCCGACGACGACGGGCCGAGCGACGCGGCGCGCCTGGTGGCGACGGTGCGCGCGGCCGCCGACCTCGCGGGGGTCCCGGCACCGCGACGTCCGTGGCTGCCCGAGCTGGGCGCGTGCGTCGAGCTGGAGGACCTGCCCGCGGGCGCGGGGGCCCTCGCGCTGGGGCTGGTGGACCGCCCGGCGGCGCAGGAGCAGGAGCCGTGGTGCTGGGTTCCCGACGTCGACGGTGCCCTCGCGGTCGTCGGCGCCGGCGGGACGGGCCGGTCGACGGCGCTGCGGACCGTCGCGGCGGCGGCGGCGCGCGACGTCCTCGCGGGCGGCGGGCCGGTGCACGTGCACGCCGTCGACGCCGGCGCCGGGGTGCTGGGCGGCCTCGAAGGGCTGCCGGTGGTCGGCTCCGTGCTGGACGTGGCCGACGCCGAGCGCGTGCTGCGCCTGCTGCGCGACCTGGCCGCCCTGCTCGACGACCGGGCGCGCCGGTGGGCGTCCGTGCAGGCCGGGAGCCTGCCCGAGTACCGGGCCCGTGCCGGGCGGCCCGACGAGCCGCGGGTCCTGCTGCTGCTCGACGGGATCGGCGCGGTGCGGGACGCGTACGAGGGGGAGGGCGGGCGTGCCGGTGCCTGGGCGCTGCTGCAGCGCGTGGTCGCCGAGGGGCGTCCCCTGGGCGTGCACGTCGCGCTGACGGCGGAGCGCCCCGGTGCGGTGCCGACGGCGCTGGCCGCAGCCGTAGGGTGCCGCCTGGTGCTGCGGCAGGCCGACGCCGGTGCGTACGCCCAGCTCGGCGTGCGCGGCGACGTGCTCGGGACCGACGCCCCGCCCGGGCGCGGCGTCGACGCGCGCACCGGCGACGAGGTGCAGGTGGCCGTGCCGTCCGCGTCGCCCGTCGTCGCCGACCAGGCCGGGACGCTGGCCGCCCTGGCCGCGCGCCTCGACGCGGCCGGCGTGCCCCGGACCCCGCCCGTGCGCCGCCTGCCCGCGCTGGTCCGTGCGGGCGACCTGCCCGCCACCGTGGCCGGGCTGCCGCTGCTGGGGGTCGCCGACGACACGCTCGAGCCGGTCGGTCTCGACCCGCACGGCACCTTCCTGGTCGCCGGGCTGCCGGGGTCGGGCCGCACGACGGCGATGCTCGCGCTGTCCGCCGCCCTGCGCCGGGCCCTGCCGGACGCGCACCTGGCCCTCGTCGCACCGCGCCGGTCCCCGCTGCCGGCGGCGGTCCCCTGGGACGACGCCGCGACCGGCCCGGACGACGCGCGGCGGCTGGCCGTCGAGCTCGCGGCCCGCCTGGCCGTCCCCTCCGACGAGGGCCACGTCGTGCTCGTCGTCGAGCAGATCGCCGACCTGCTCGGCGGCCCCGCCGAGCAGGTCCTCACCGAGGCGGTGCGCGCCGCCCGCCGGCAGGGGCACCTCGTGCTCGCCGAGGCCGAGACCACCGCCTGGGGGTCGTCGTGGCCGCTGGTCGCCGAGGTCCGCAACGGGCGCCGGGGCCTGGTCCTGCAGCCCGACACCGTCGACGTCGAGACCCTGTTCCGCACCTCCGCCGGCCGGCTGCGGCGCGGCGACCAGCCGCCCGGGCGCGGGCTGTGGGTGGAGCAGGGGCGCGCCCGCCGCGTGCAGGTGCCGCTGCCCGGGTGA
- a CDS encoding HhH-GPD-type base excision DNA repair protein, giving the protein MALWMTGDEAADRLLDEDAFALLVGMLLDQQVAMETAFAGPAKIADRMGGLDVRRVADADPEQFAALCATPPAVHRFPGSMAARVQAVARAVVDDYDGDVTRLWRDGDPDAATVLRRLKALPGFGDQKARIFLALLGKQRGVQPAGWREVAGAYGEEGSRRSIADVTDADSLVEVRATKRAAKAAARAGS; this is encoded by the coding sequence ATGGCGCTGTGGATGACCGGGGACGAGGCCGCCGACCGGCTGCTCGACGAGGACGCGTTCGCGCTGCTCGTGGGCATGCTGCTGGACCAGCAGGTGGCGATGGAGACGGCGTTCGCCGGCCCGGCGAAGATCGCCGACCGCATGGGCGGGCTGGACGTGCGGCGCGTCGCGGACGCCGACCCGGAGCAGTTCGCGGCGCTGTGCGCGACGCCGCCGGCCGTGCACCGGTTCCCCGGGTCGATGGCGGCCCGCGTGCAGGCGGTGGCCCGTGCGGTCGTCGACGACTACGACGGGGACGTCACGCGCCTGTGGCGCGACGGCGACCCGGACGCGGCCACGGTGCTGCGCCGGCTCAAGGCGCTGCCCGGGTTCGGCGACCAGAAGGCGCGGATCTTCCTCGCCCTGCTCGGCAAGCAGCGCGGCGTGCAGCCGGCCGGGTGGCGGGAGGTCGCGGGTGCGTACGGCGAGGAGGGCTCGCGGCGCTCGATCGCCGACGTCACGGACGCGGACTCGCTCGTCGAGGTGCGCGCCACGAAGCGCGCCGCGAAGGCCGCCGCCCGCGCCGGCTCCTGA
- a CDS encoding putative F420-0 ABC transporter ATP-binding protein, with product MELRIAGAGVRLGGRWVVDGIDATPPPGAITGVLGPNGAGKSTLLRLVAGLLPPGAGAVLVSDPDAPAPAAGAPTTPVHLLPRRRRAQHVALLEQESAAAVPLGVREVVALGRTPYRSLWGTDPDAGAVDRALSAARADHLADRAWSTLSGGERQRVHVARALAQEPSLLLLDEPTNHLDVSAQLALLQLVHDLGVTTVAALHDLNLAAAHCAHVLVLDRGRLAAAGPPEQVLTPALLRTVYGVEADVLTHPRTGRPVIALSGLAPDGPDRPDGPPPDPDDGATVGTRTPGTGRDEEDA from the coding sequence GTGGAGCTGAGGATCGCGGGGGCCGGTGTGCGCCTGGGCGGCCGGTGGGTCGTCGACGGGATCGACGCGACCCCGCCGCCGGGCGCGATCACGGGCGTGCTGGGCCCCAACGGCGCCGGCAAGTCCACCCTCCTGCGCCTCGTGGCCGGGCTGCTGCCGCCCGGTGCGGGCGCCGTGCTCGTCTCCGACCCGGACGCGCCCGCCCCGGCCGCGGGTGCCCCGACGACGCCCGTGCACCTGCTCCCCCGGCGCCGCCGCGCGCAGCACGTGGCCCTCCTCGAGCAGGAGTCCGCCGCCGCCGTGCCGCTGGGGGTGCGCGAGGTCGTCGCCCTCGGCCGCACGCCCTACCGGTCGCTGTGGGGCACGGACCCCGACGCCGGCGCCGTCGACCGCGCCCTGTCCGCCGCCCGCGCCGACCACCTGGCCGACCGGGCGTGGTCCACGCTGTCCGGCGGCGAGCGCCAGCGCGTCCACGTCGCCCGCGCGCTCGCGCAGGAGCCGTCGCTGCTGCTGCTCGACGAGCCGACGAACCACCTCGACGTGAGCGCCCAGCTCGCGCTGCTGCAGCTCGTGCACGACCTCGGTGTGACGACCGTCGCGGCGCTGCACGACCTCAACCTGGCCGCGGCCCACTGCGCGCACGTCCTCGTGCTCGACCGGGGCCGACTGGCCGCCGCGGGTCCGCCGGAGCAGGTGCTGACGCCGGCGCTGCTGCGCACCGTCTACGGGGTCGAGGCCGACGTGCTCACGCACCCGCGGACGGGCCGGCCGGTGATCGCGCTCAGCGGCCTGGCACCCGACGGACCTGACCGCCCCGACGGCCCGCCCCCGGACCCCGACGACGGCGCGACCGTCGGCACCCGCACCCCCGGCACCGGCCGGGACGAGGAGGACGCATGA
- the cofD gene encoding 2-phospho-L-lactate transferase — translation MRITVISGGVGGARFTRGLLALLADRLPDGHGGTTAQVTVVANTGDDMWLHGVRVCPDLDTLMYTLGGAVHEGQGWGRREESTTVATDLAAYGLGWEWFTLGDLDLATHLARTELLRRGLPLHRVVEHLAARWRPGVRLLPMSDQEVETHVVTDDGTIHFEEWWVRHRAAVPARGFVQVGVEDARPAPGVLEALADADVVVVPPSNPVVSVGTVLGVPGVRDALRSTAAPVVGVSPVVGGAPVRGMADACLTAIGVATDAAAVARHHGLRATGGVLDAWLVDEADADAVGPLRAEGWRVQAAPTLMTDVPATAALAARTLALVDRMP, via the coding sequence ATGAGGATCACCGTCATCAGCGGGGGCGTCGGCGGCGCCCGCTTCACGCGCGGCCTGCTGGCCCTGCTCGCCGACCGCCTCCCCGACGGGCACGGCGGCACCACCGCGCAGGTCACGGTCGTGGCCAACACCGGCGACGACATGTGGCTGCACGGGGTGCGCGTGTGCCCCGACCTCGACACCCTCATGTACACGCTCGGCGGCGCCGTGCACGAGGGCCAGGGCTGGGGGCGGCGCGAGGAGTCCACGACCGTCGCGACCGACCTCGCCGCGTACGGCCTCGGGTGGGAGTGGTTCACGCTCGGCGACCTCGACCTGGCCACGCACCTGGCCCGCACCGAGCTGCTGCGCCGGGGGCTGCCCCTGCACCGGGTCGTCGAGCACCTGGCCGCCCGGTGGCGACCCGGCGTGCGGCTGCTGCCGATGAGCGACCAGGAGGTCGAGACCCACGTCGTCACCGACGACGGGACGATCCACTTCGAGGAGTGGTGGGTGCGCCACCGGGCAGCGGTGCCTGCCCGGGGGTTCGTGCAGGTCGGCGTCGAGGACGCCCGCCCCGCGCCAGGGGTGCTCGAGGCCCTCGCGGACGCCGACGTGGTGGTGGTGCCGCCGTCGAACCCGGTGGTCTCCGTCGGCACGGTGCTCGGCGTCCCCGGGGTCCGCGACGCGCTGCGGTCCACCGCCGCACCCGTCGTCGGGGTGAGCCCGGTGGTCGGCGGCGCGCCCGTGCGCGGCATGGCCGACGCGTGCCTGACCGCGATCGGCGTGGCCACGGACGCCGCCGCGGTCGCCCGGCACCACGGCCTGCGCGCGACGGGCGGCGTGCTGGACGCGTGGCTCGTCGACGAGGCCGACGCCGACGCCGTCGGGCCGCTGCGCGCCGAGGGGTGGCGGGTGCAGGCCGCGCCGACGCTCATGACGGACGTCCCCGCCACGGCGGCGCTCGCCGCCCGTACCCTGGCCCTCGTGGACCGGATGCCGTGA
- a CDS encoding YbjQ family protein — MIVVTTDSVPGYRTQAVLGEVMGVTVRATDAGANLSAGFRAIGGGEIPEYTRVMHESRREVLARMVADAEQRGANAVVALRYDSAAIGAFSECCAYGTAVVVEPLAGHEPGATVQSAQQAALPADDARA; from the coding sequence ATGATCGTCGTGACCACCGACTCCGTCCCCGGCTACCGCACGCAGGCCGTCCTCGGCGAGGTCATGGGCGTGACCGTGCGCGCGACCGACGCGGGCGCCAACCTCTCGGCCGGCTTCCGGGCGATCGGCGGCGGCGAGATCCCCGAGTACACGCGCGTCATGCACGAGTCGCGCCGCGAGGTGCTGGCCCGCATGGTCGCCGACGCCGAGCAGCGCGGCGCCAACGCCGTGGTCGCGCTGCGGTACGACTCGGCCGCGATCGGCGCGTTCTCCGAGTGCTGCGCCTACGGCACCGCGGTCGTCGTCGAGCCGCTCGCCGGGCACGAGCCGGGCGCCACCGTCCAGTCGGCGCAGCAGGCCGCGCTCCCCGCCGACGACGCGCGGGCCTGA
- the cofC gene encoding 2-phospho-L-lactate guanylyltransferase yields MSATWWVVVPVKDARRGKSRLAGVLDDDSRARLVRAMALDTLAAARSAARVLGVVLVTPDPVLAAAAQAVGVHVVPEPDPVPGAPAGLDAAVLAGAAHVHATSPRAHVAALLGDLPRLDPRDLDDALALAGRSTRAHVADAEGTGTTLLTARSGTPLRPAFGTGSSARHAAAGHVLLDVPLGSTLRHDVDLPADLDTLADPST; encoded by the coding sequence GTGAGCGCGACCTGGTGGGTCGTCGTGCCCGTGAAGGACGCCCGCCGCGGCAAGTCCCGCCTGGCCGGCGTCCTCGACGACGACTCCCGCGCCCGGCTGGTGCGGGCGATGGCGCTCGACACGCTCGCCGCCGCCCGGTCCGCCGCGCGGGTCCTCGGCGTCGTCCTCGTGACGCCCGACCCGGTGCTGGCCGCGGCCGCGCAGGCGGTCGGCGTCCACGTCGTCCCCGAGCCGGACCCGGTGCCCGGCGCCCCGGCGGGGCTCGACGCCGCCGTGCTGGCCGGCGCCGCGCACGTGCACGCCACCAGCCCGCGCGCGCACGTCGCGGCGCTGCTGGGTGACCTGCCGCGGCTCGACCCGCGCGACCTGGACGACGCGCTCGCGCTCGCCGGCCGGTCGACGCGCGCGCACGTCGCCGACGCGGAGGGCACCGGCACCACGCTGCTCACGGCCCGCTCGGGCACACCGCTGCGGCCCGCGTTCGGCACCGGGTCCTCGGCGCGGCACGCCGCCGCCGGGCACGTGCTGCTCGACGTGCCGCTCGGCTCGACCCTGCGGCACGACGTCGACCTGCCCGCGGACCTCGACACGCTGGCCGACCCGAGCACCTGA
- a CDS encoding DUF418 domain-containing protein produces MTSPTPPAPALAAPPPVPVVGPVAVRDRAVAPDVARGLALLGIAIANSVTHLWGQPVGVGLRPLDGSTLDRVVDGVVSLFVDRRTMPMFALLYGYGIGVVVRRRAQALVPWPACRTDLLRRAGWLVAFGVAHTLLLWEGDILAVYGLTGLVAVLLVRASGRTLLVVGGVTLLLGGLATGALDALTVAVGGMDGGDQLAAAETSPLLAALLRAATLPMLPVGVVIALPLVLAGLWAARTGVLEDPAAHLPLLRRWAVGGLSVSVVGAVPLATAVAGLWEPSALGVVVPAALHMVTGAVGGIAFAALVGWVVGAHGTTLATLGPVGRALRAVGTRSLTCYLLQTVLFVLPLAGWAGGLARGFGSAQVVAWAVGVWVVTVVVAVLLERADKRGPAEALYRRLVYRTV; encoded by the coding sequence ATGACGTCTCCGACGCCTCCCGCCCCCGCCCTCGCGGCGCCCCCGCCCGTGCCCGTCGTCGGACCTGTCGCCGTGCGCGACCGGGCCGTCGCGCCCGACGTCGCCCGCGGCCTGGCGCTGCTGGGCATCGCGATCGCGAACTCCGTCACGCACCTGTGGGGCCAGCCCGTCGGGGTGGGGTTGCGCCCGCTCGACGGCTCGACGCTCGACCGCGTGGTCGACGGGGTGGTGTCGCTCTTCGTCGACCGGCGCACGATGCCGATGTTCGCGCTGCTGTACGGGTACGGCATCGGCGTGGTCGTGCGACGCCGCGCGCAGGCGCTGGTGCCGTGGCCGGCGTGCCGCACCGACCTGCTGCGCCGCGCCGGCTGGCTGGTGGCGTTCGGCGTCGCGCACACGCTGCTGCTGTGGGAGGGCGACATCCTCGCGGTCTACGGGCTCACCGGGCTGGTGGCGGTGCTCCTGGTCCGCGCGTCGGGGCGGACTCTGCTGGTGGTCGGCGGCGTCACGCTGCTGCTGGGCGGCCTGGCGACCGGCGCCCTGGACGCCCTCACCGTGGCCGTGGGCGGCATGGACGGCGGCGACCAGCTCGCGGCCGCGGAGACCTCGCCGCTGCTGGCGGCGCTGCTGCGTGCGGCGACGCTGCCGATGCTGCCGGTCGGTGTGGTCATCGCGCTGCCGCTGGTGCTGGCGGGGCTCTGGGCGGCGCGCACGGGCGTGCTGGAGGACCCGGCGGCGCACCTGCCGCTGCTGCGGCGCTGGGCCGTGGGCGGGCTGTCCGTGAGCGTCGTGGGCGCGGTGCCCCTAGCCACCGCGGTGGCCGGCCTGTGGGAGCCGTCGGCGCTGGGCGTCGTCGTCCCGGCCGCGCTGCACATGGTCACCGGCGCGGTGGGCGGGATCGCGTTCGCCGCGCTGGTCGGGTGGGTCGTGGGGGCGCACGGGACGACGCTCGCCACGCTGGGCCCCGTCGGCCGGGCGCTGCGTGCCGTCGGCACCCGGTCGCTGACCTGCTACCTGCTGCAGACCGTGCTGTTCGTGCTGCCGCTGGCGGGCTGGGCCGGTGGCCTCGCCCGGGGGTTCGGGTCGGCGCAGGTCGTGGCGTGGGCCGTCGGGGTGTGGGTGGTGACGGTCGTCGTCGCGGTGCTGCTGGAGCGGGCGGACAAGCGCGGCCCGGCCGAGGCCCTCTACCGCCGCCTGGTCTACCGCACCGTCTGA
- a CDS encoding WXG100 family type VII secretion target yields MANLTVTYQELRDAATRLTSGQEEITTRLTELRGFIDQLVSGGFVTDQASVAFGESYRQFTQGTTDAVSALTSLGEYLRTAASTLEDADAQLAAGLR; encoded by the coding sequence ATGGCCAACCTCACCGTCACCTACCAGGAGCTGCGCGACGCGGCGACGCGCCTGACCTCGGGCCAGGAGGAGATCACCACCCGCCTGACCGAGCTGCGGGGCTTCATCGACCAGCTCGTCTCCGGCGGGTTCGTCACCGACCAGGCCTCCGTCGCGTTCGGCGAGTCCTACCGCCAGTTCACGCAGGGCACCACCGACGCGGTCTCCGCCCTGACCAGCCTCGGCGAGTACCTGCGCACCGCGGCCAGCACCCTCGAGGACGCGGACGCCCAGCTCGCCGCCGGCCTGCGCTGA
- a CDS encoding alpha/beta hydrolase, which yields MSTSTVPSRTPSARPAPGPSAGARRPAGLLALVVGLLLALVPAAPAAAANPYERGPAPTESSITAARGAFAVSQTSVSRLGVSGFGGGTVYYPTDTSQGTFGGVVISPGYTARQSSIAWLGPRLASQGFVVMTIDTLSVYDQPASRGRQLAAALDWLTTRSSVRDRVDGTRLAVMGHSMGGGGTLEAVVDDPSLQAAIPLTPWNADKTWPEVTTPTLIIGAEDDSVASVTTHARPFYTSIPSSTPKQYLELNGASHFAPNVSSTPIARSSIAWLKRFVDDDTRYDPFVCPAPAVGTTWSDVRSTCPF from the coding sequence ATGAGCACGTCCACCGTCCCGTCCCGCACACCGTCGGCGCGTCCCGCGCCCGGACCGTCCGCAGGCGCCCGTCGGCCCGCCGGGCTGCTCGCGCTCGTCGTCGGCCTGCTGCTGGCCCTCGTGCCGGCCGCACCCGCCGCCGCCGCGAACCCGTACGAGCGCGGCCCGGCACCCACCGAGTCCAGCATCACCGCCGCCCGCGGCGCCTTCGCCGTCTCGCAGACCAGCGTCTCCCGGCTCGGCGTCTCCGGGTTCGGCGGCGGCACCGTCTACTACCCGACCGACACGTCGCAGGGCACGTTCGGCGGGGTCGTGATCTCGCCCGGGTACACCGCGCGCCAGTCGAGCATCGCCTGGCTCGGCCCGCGCCTGGCCTCGCAGGGGTTCGTCGTGATGACCATCGACACCCTGAGCGTCTACGACCAGCCCGCCTCGCGCGGACGCCAGCTCGCGGCCGCGCTCGACTGGCTGACCACGCGCAGCTCGGTCCGTGACCGCGTCGACGGCACGCGCCTCGCCGTCATGGGCCACTCCATGGGCGGCGGCGGCACCCTGGAGGCGGTCGTCGACGACCCGTCGCTGCAGGCCGCGATCCCGCTGACGCCGTGGAACGCCGACAAGACCTGGCCCGAGGTCACCACGCCGACGCTGATCATCGGCGCCGAGGACGACAGCGTCGCGTCCGTGACGACCCACGCGCGCCCGTTCTACACGTCGATCCCGTCGAGCACGCCCAAGCAGTACCTCGAGCTCAACGGCGCCTCGCACTTCGCACCGAACGTCTCCAGCACGCCGATCGCCCGCAGCTCCATCGCCTGGCTCAAGCGGTTCGTGGACGACGACACCCGCTACGACCCGTTCGTGTGCCCCGCGCCCGCGGTCGGCACGACCTGGTCCGACGTGCGCTCCACCTGCCCGTTCTGA